A single window of Oncorhynchus clarkii lewisi isolate Uvic-CL-2024 chromosome 10, UVic_Ocla_1.0, whole genome shotgun sequence DNA harbors:
- the LOC139418715 gene encoding ran guanine nucleotide release factor, whose translation MQNATVGRPLFGGALSATIPHSAKDISELREIPDNQEVFAHDHNDQSIIVELLELQSHVQNGDAARYHFEDVAGSNKASAPGTSEVRAVVALPKSDLSLEECSSAFLLTGTQCVAKFNEEAKNTVTIHLGLFRLPQFSTDVLVTFNDPLSISPGSSSAVGMGVEQQEDTEPWTLQDFQRLLQSLRLHDPGVFG comes from the exons ATGCAGAACGCTACAGTGGGTCGTCCTCTATTTGGAGGGGCCCTGTCAGCCACCATCCCGCACAGTGCCAAAGACATCAG TGAGTTGAGGGAGATTCCAGACAACCAGGAGGTTTTTGCCCACGACCACAATGACCAGAGCATCATCGTGGAACTACTAGAGTTACAGAGCCATGTCCAGAATGGAGACGCTGCTAG GTACCACTTTGAGGATGTAGCAGGGAGCAACAAGGCATCGGCCCCAGGGACATCAGAGGTCAGGGCTGTGGTGGCCTTGCCCAAGTCAGACCTCTCCCTGGAGGAGTGCAGCTCTGCCTTTCTGCTCACTGGAACACAGTGTGTGGCCAAGTTCAATGAGGAA GCCAAAAATACAGTGACCATTCACCTTGGCCTGTTCCGACTACCACAGTTCTCTACAGATGTTCTAGTGACCTTCAACGACCCCCTCAGCATAAG CCCTGGCAGCAGCAGTGCAGTGGGGATGGGAGTAGAGCAGCAGGAGGACACAGAGCCATGGACGCTACAGGACTTCCAGCGTTTACTGCAGTCTCTCAGACTACACGACCCAGGCGTGTTTGGGTAG
- the LOC139418714 gene encoding solute carrier family 25 member 35: protein MDFILSGAAACGACLFTNPLEVVKTRMQLQGELKNRGTYQIYYRNVFHAFYTIGKVDGLAGLQKGLVPGLVYQFFMNGVRLGSYSIIESSGYIHTDGRVSAAKTTVAGAAAGVVGAVMGSPIYLVKTHIQSQATSSIAVGHQYQHQGMVHALAAIHKQHGILGLWRGSSAAVPRVSVGSAAQLYSFAASKELVVDLQVFPEGSWLVALCAGMISSVVVVAAMTPFDVVSTRLYNQPVDHTGKGELYKGFGDCFSKTLKMEGVTGLYKGLGASYFRLGPHTILSLLFWDELRKLWQQHR from the exons ATGGATTTTATATTGAGCGGGGCAGCTGCCTGCGGAGCTTGCCTGTTCACTAACCCACTGGAGGTTGTCAAAACTCGAATGCAATTACAAGGAGAGCTCAAAAACCGGGGGACCTACCAGATTTACTACCGCAACGTTTTCCACGCTTTTTACACTATCGGCAAAGTAGATGGACTAGCTGGTTTACAGAAAGGGTTGGTACCGGGACTTGTCTATCAGTTTTTCATGAATGGAGTTCGGCTTGGGTCGTATTCAATCATTGAGTCATCTGGATACATCCATACGGACGGGAGGGTTAGTGCTGCTAAAACCACAGTAGCAGGGGCTGCCGCTGGAGTAGTGGGGGCAGTGATGGGAAGTCCCATCTACTTG GTGAAGACTCACATTCAGAGTCAGGCCACTTCCTCTATAGCTGTTGGACATCAGTATCAACATCAG gggaTGGTCCATGCTCTGGCAGCGATCCACAAGCAGCATGGTATCCTAGGTCTGTGGAGGGGCTCCAGTGCAGCTGTACCCAGGGTCAGCGTGGGGTCAGCTGCTCAACTCTACTCCTTCGCTGCCTCCAAGGAGCTTGTCGTCGACCTACAG GTGTTCCCAGAGGGCAGCTGGCTGGTGGCTCTGTGCGCAGGGATGATcagcagtgtggtggtggtggcagccaTGACACCCTTTGACGTGGTCAGCACACGGCTCTACAACCAACCTGTGGATCATACAGGCAAG GGAGAGCTCTATAAAGGTTTTGGGGACTGCTTCTCGAAGACACTGAAGATGGAGGGTGTGACAGGGCTCTACAAAGGCCTGGGTGCATCCTACTTCCGTCTGGGGCCACACACCATCCTGTCTCTACTGTTCTGGGATGAACTGAGGAAGCTCTGGCAGCAGCACAGATAG